One genomic segment of Sminthopsis crassicaudata isolate SCR6 chromosome 2, ASM4859323v1, whole genome shotgun sequence includes these proteins:
- the LOC141552971 gene encoding mesoderm posterior protein 2-like — protein sequence MANSPRQQFPRQEDWLLPQDWGWGWESPSDSISPTSSSDSYSSSPSYGHPSTTESLPQTLGCHPPEPPTSAPFQRNRRERGGPASGQRQSASEREKLRMRNLSRALHELRRYLPPSVAPVGQSLTKIETLRLAIRYIGHLSALLGLSEESLRRRRREGTMQSCPLCPDRLGFCPDQTQSLSPLSQAPKAYSPLLPEVWASSPSCQLVLPQPKRCGEQNINARSWGSLSCCLGSPTRSDLPGRRHEAIGFGNPLPACPGTQTPPKLHWEKATDPASWAIAPHSSELTTLYQVITTSPESSLPALTGPYQSQPMPQRCQPELPTQWDCWGYNGLTSVQETDPLLMFREDRSPEC from the exons ATGGCTAACTCTCCTCGCCAGCAATTCCCCAGGCAGGAAGATTGGCTGCTACCCCAggactggggctggggctgggaaaGCCCCTCGGACTCCATTTCCCCCACATCCTCTTCTGATTCCTATAGCTCATCCCCATCCTATGGACACCCAAGCACCACAGAAAGCCTTCCTCAAACTCTAGGCTGCCACCCTCCAGAGCCCCCTACTTCTGCCCCTTTCCAAAGGAACAGAAGGGAACGAGGTGGCCCCGCCAGTGGGCAGAGACAGAGTGCCAGCGAGCGTGAGAAACTGAGGATGCGCAACCTCTCACGTGCCTTGCATGAACTGCGGCGTTATCTACCACCCTCAGTGGCACCTGTTGGACAGAGTCTGACTAAGATTGAGACCCTGCGGCTGGCTATCCGCTACATTGGTCACCTGTCGGCCCTTCTGGGACTCAGCGAGGAGAGCCTAAGGCGCCGAAGGAGGGAAGGGACCATGCAGAGCTGCCCACTCTGTCCTGACAGATTGGGCTTCTGTCCAGACCAAACCCAGAGCCTCAGCCCACTCTCCCAAGCTCCCAAAGCCTACTCTCCCCTGCTCCCTGAAGTCTGGGCATCCTCACCTTCCTGCCAATTAGTTCTGCCCCAGCCCAAGCGATGTGGTGAGCAGAATATCAATGCCAGGTCTTGGGGTTCACTTTCCTGCTGCTTGGGATCACCAACCAGGTCAGACCTGCCTGGAAGAAGACATGAAGCTATAGGATTTGGGAATCCTCTTCCTGCCTGCCCTGGAACACAGACCCCACCCAAGTTACACTGGGAAAAAGCCACTGATCCAGCCTCCTGGGCAATAGCTCCACACTCCTCGGAGTTGACTACTCTATACCAG GTCATCACCACTTCTCCGGAATCTAGTTTACCAGCTCTCACAGGACCTTACCAGTCACAGCCCATGCCTCAGAGATGTCAGCCAGAACTGCCAACACAGTGGGATTGCTGGGGTTACAATGGCCTAACTTCTGTACAGGAGACAGACCCTTTACTCATGTTCAGAGAGGACAGGTCCCCTGAGTGCTGA